CGCCGGCCGGTGAAGCTGTCGGGGATTCGGCTGCAGCAGGCCAGGCCGGAGCGCCTGGATGAAATCTTTGCCTTCATCCGCCGCGAGTATGCGCGCAAGCAGTTCGCGCCCCGGTATGCACCGGCGGATCTGGTGAATGGCCGCCTGCGGGGATTGCGGGTGGAGGATATTCATCTGGCGGTAAGAGGCAATGAACTGGTGGGGGTGCTGGCGGCCTGGGACCAGAAGGATTTCCGCCAGACCCATGTGGAACGTTACAGTCCAGGACTGGCGCGTCTGCGACCGTTGTATAATCTGCTGTCCCGGATGACGCCCCTGAAGCCGCTGCCGGAACCGGGTGCGCGCATTCCCTATTTCTATCTGGCCCTGTGCGCGGTGGCGGAGGATGACCCCGACGTTTTCAGAACCCTGCTCGCTCACGTTTACAGCCGTTACCGCAAAGGTCCCTGGCACTATTTCATTGCCGGGCTGCACGAGGCACATCCCATGAGCAAAGTATTGCAGGAATATCGGCGCATCCCGGCAGGGGGACATCTGTTCGCCGTGCATTACCCCGAAGACCAAACGGCTTTCGATGCCCTGGACGGGCGCCTGCCCCATGTGGAGATGGGGGCCGTATGAACTGGCTGCGTCTGCCCTCCTGGAAAGATCCGCGTCTGCCCGTGGCGCTGCTTCAGGCCATCTATCTGTGGTTGGGCATCACGGTACTGGGCTTCAACCGCACTCCCGGAGAACTGGTGGTGGTCATCGTCTCGGCCTGTGTGCTGGACCTGGTGTTGCACCGTCTGATCCGTGGCCGCTGGCTGTTTCCCTTCAGCGCCCTGATCACCGGCTTGTCCCTGAGTTTGCTGGTGAACTACGCCCATGGCCTGTGGCTGCCCCTGGTGCCGGTATTCCTGGCCATTGCCTCCAAATACGTGTTCGCCATCGACGGGCGGCATGTGTACAACCCTTCCCTGTTCGGCATCGTCGCCAGCCTGCTCCTGGCCAACGATATGATCAGCGTGTCTCCCGCCTACCAGTGGAACGGCATTCCCGCGCTTGGCGTTTTCATTGCCACGGCGGCCATTTTGCTGTTCGGCCTGCGCATCCAGCGCAGTCTGCTGGTGGTCTCCTTCCTGGGGTTCTTTCTCCTGGCCCTGGGACTGCGGGCCTGGATCATGCGCCACCATATCCCTCCGGAAACCCTGATCCTGGGCACCCTGAGCGCCCCGGCCTTCTACCTGTTCACCTTCTTCATGATCACTGATCCGGCCACCTCGCCGGACAGCCCCAGGGGGCAGGTGCTCATGGCTTTTTTCATCGTAGTGGTGGATTTCTTCCTGCACATCCGCGAGACCCTTTCCACCCTGTTCTACGCGGCCTTTGCCTGGTACAGCTTGTACGGTTTGTGGCGCTTGTGGCGAAGCTGTTCCGCCGGGGGCGTTTCGCCAGTCGCCGCGTTTCGCGGTTGCCACATTCACTGGCGGGAGCGCTGGCGCACCCTGCTGGTCGTGAGCGTACTGGCCGGTGCCGCCTGGGGAGCATGGCGCTGGGAGTGGATGCCTATAAGGCCGGTGAAGCCGGATTTTGTCCTGGTGGAAATTCCCGCGGAGCAGGCAGGCATCAGCACTCATCCCGGTGATGTGCTGGATCAGGTGGACCCGCGCCTGCGCCATGTGGCCAAGTGGCTGCTGTCCGTGGGGGATGCGGTGGCCGTGGCGGATTTCGACAATGACGGTCTGCAGGATGTGTTCATCACCTATCCCCTGAAGGCCGCCGAAGACCGTGCCGCCCTGTACCGCAACCTGGGAGGCTTCCGCTTCCAGCGCGTGCCCCTGCCCATGCTGGATGACTATGTGCATCACCCGGAACAGCAGGGGCTGCCTTCCGGCGCCCTCTGGTTCGACCAGGACAATGATGGAGATCAGGATCTGCTGATTCTCAGTGGCTATGGCTATCCCCGCCTGCTGGCCAACCGCCTGAAGGAAACCGGCCGGGCCGGTTTCGAGGATGTCACTCCCGGTCAGCCCCTGCATGAATTCACCGTCAGTCTCACGGCCAATGTTCTGGACATGGATCGGGATGGCTGGCTGGATCTGTATCTGGGCAACGCCATGCCGCCTTATCTCTCCGGTTACGACCGGCCCACGCCTTTCACCATTTTCCATCTGCCCCCGCCGGAGTATGAGGGTGACCGCCGCGCCCTGAATGTCATGCACCGTTCCTGGCACAATGCCGACAACGGGGGCAGGGATCTGTTCTTCTTCAACCACAAGGGGCGTTTTGAAAAAGCAGACGTGGATGCCCTGGGCCTGGGGGAGACCCGCTGGACCCTGGACATCGGCACCGGCGATCTCAATGGTGATGGCTGGACGGATCTGTACGTGGCCAACGATTTCGGGCCGGACTCCCTGTACATCAATCGCCGGGGCAAAACCTTCGAAGCCATTCGAGGCGTGCTGCGCAATACCCTGGGCCGGGACACCTACAAAGGCATGAATGCCTCCCTGGGAGACATTGATGGCAATGGTTTCGACGACATCTATGTCTCCAATGTCCACGAACCCCTGCAGGCGGAAGGCAGCCTGCTGTGGATGAATAATGGCCGGGTGGACACGGAAGGCGCGGATGCCTTCACCGATGAAGCCACCCGGCGCAATGCCCTCAACCCCCGGCGCTTTGGCTGGGGCGGGGCCATGGGGGACATGGACCGGGATGGCCGTCTGGACATCCTGCATGCCAATGGCATGGTGGATGATGCATATGATCGCCGCTACCCCAGCTGCGAAGACTACTGGTATTGGAATGCCCGCATTGCCCTCACCGGGCCGGACATCCATGGTTATGCCGACAGCTGGGCGGACCTGCGCGGGCGCTGCATCTTTCCCTACGAGAAGAACCGGGTGATGCTCAATCAGGGGCAGTTTTTCGTGGACGTGGCGGATCAGGTGGGTTGGACACAGAAGGACAATGCCCGGGGCATCGCCCTGGTGGACCTGGACAACGATGGTGACCTGGACGTGCTCATGTCCCACCAGTTCCTGCCCCTGGGCATCTTCCGCAATGATTCCCGGAAGAAGAACTGGATCGGCCTGGCGCTGGAAGGCAATGGTGTGGGTTGCAACCGGGATGCCATTGGCAGCCGGGTGACCATCACCTATGGCTCACCGCCCCGGCGTCAGGTGCGGGAAGTACATGCCAGCAACGGCCTGTCCGCCCAGGGAGACCGGCGTTTGCTGTTTGGACTGGGAGATGCCTCGTACGAGGACGACGTGGCAGTGGAGGTGCGCTGGTGTGGCGGGAGCAGGGCCGGATATGAACTGGCTCCCGGGCGTTATCACCTGCTTGAGGAAACGGTAGGGGAGCCCCTGGTTGATTCTGCCGCAAGATAGCGTGCCATGAATTGATCGGAGGTTTCCCGGCCTGTTTCAGGACGCAGAGAAGGCCGCTGAACAAAGCGTGTTCCGCATCAAGTGAATTTGACATCAGTTATTGGTTTGTAGTCTTATTCGTCTCATGAAGTTTTCAGCAACAGACAGAGTCGTTTTGCACCACAGCCGCGATTGGCGACTGCGCTGGCGCTTGCCTGCTGCTGTTTGTCACTGAATCAGGATAATTTTCAACCGGCAGCCGCGCATCCCTCTGCGACTGCCTTCCTCTAAGACTCGCTGCCGGATCCGTGACTGCCTCAACCGGAGGCATTCCTTGAACACAACAACCCATTCTGCTCGGCCGGTATTGCTTGGCGGCACCCTTATCGTGCTCGGAGCTATCGGCTTTTCGGGCAAATCCATCCTCATCAAGCTGGCCTATGCCGATAGTGTTCAGGTCGATGCCATCACGCTGATGACTCTGCGGATGGCATTCGCCCTGCCTTTTTTTCTGGCCGCGGCCTTTTGGCGGGGTGATGCAGAGAAAGCGGCCCATGGCCGTGGCGACTGGATGGTGCTGTTGTTGCTGGGGATCATGGGTTATTACCTGGCCAGTCTGCTGGACTTCAAGGGGCTGGAGCATATCTCTGCAGGACTGGAGCGCCTGATCCTGTTTCTCTATCCCACCTTCGTGGTGCTGCTGACGGCGCTGCTCTACCGGCGCCCCATTGGACGCACTCAGCGCCTGGCACTGGTTTTGAGTTATGTGGGAATCGGGCTGGTCTATGGCACCCAGCCCATGGGGGTGTCGCCAAATGCCTCTCTGGGGGCCTTGTTGGTGTTGGGTAGCGCCGTGGTCTTTGCCATCTACATGACTGCCAGCGGACACTACATTCCGCGATTTGGGTCAAGGCGTTTCACTGCCTACTCCATGTCCGTGGCCTGCGCGGTGACCATTGTGCATTTCCTGTTGGTCAAACCGGTTTCCGGGCTGGCGGTTTCCTCCCATGTTCTCGCTTTGGGCCTGGCGTTGGCTCTGTTCTCGACGGTGTTGCCGGCTTTTCTCATGACCGCGGGGATTCGGCGCATAGGCGCTGATCATGCTGCCATTGTGGGTAGCATTGGTCCGGTTTCCACCCTGATGCTGGCCTGGCTGGTGCTCGGTGAGGCTCTGACGACACCGCAGATCCTGGGTGCGGTATTGGTGGTATGTGGTGTCCTGCTCGTGAGCCTGGCCGGGATCAAGGCTGGGGACTGAGAGGTTTGGAAAGCGCCGGGTGGCTATTCCTCCTTCCATGTCACCAACAACAGATGTGCCAGCCAGGCCCACAGGGAAACCACTACCAGTCCGGTAGCGGTCAGCAGTGCCTGGTGTTCCCGGCCGGGGGGAACGTAATAGACGGGGCCGCTGCCCTGGACATGGTGCAGCATGTACCAGGCGAAGGCCGTCTCCACGAGAAACAGGGCGGCCATGACACCGAAATACTGCCGTATCAGCCGGGATTTTCCTTTGCCCGCAAGCAGCAGGCAGAGCAGGGCACTGAAGAGATCATGGCTGATGCCGTACCAGGGGTGCCAGTTCTGCCACTGGTACATCATCAGCAGTTCAATGATGGCCCGCAGCAGCATGTTGATCAGGAAGATGCTCAGGAGCCTGCGTGAGCCCTTCATGCGCGGCTCCAGCAGCATCACGGCGGGTAGCCAGTACCAGCAGAAAAGCACGCTGCCCAACCACAGGATCTTGACCCCGGCCACCGGTCCGCCCGGCAACTCGCTGTGGTTTTGGGATTGGTAAAAAAGCAGCCCGCTGATGGCCAGACCCAGCAGGCCCAGCACCAGCAGCAGGGAAGTGGTGCGTTCAGTTGCCCGCAATGGTCATTTGTGCGATCCACCAGGAGCCGGTGTGTACGCTGCCGGGAATATCCGTGTCATTGCCGACGGCCAGGAGCTGCTGGTACATGTCCTTCAGGTTGCCGGCAATAGTGATTTCTTCTACAGGATACTGAATCTCGCCATGTTCCACCCAAAAGCCCGCTGCTCCCCGGGAATAGTCGCCGGTAACGGAGTTGATGCCCTGGCCCATGAGTTCAGTGACCAGCAGGCCGCGCCCCATTTCCCTGAGCATCTGTTCCAGGCTCAGGTTCCCGGTGTTGATGGAGAGGTTACGCACACCGCCGGCGTTGCCCGTCGTCTGCATCCCCAGGCGGCAGGCGGAATAGCTGTCGAGCAAATAGGTCTGAAGCCTGCCGTCCCGTATGAGGTGTTTCGCATTGGTGGCCACACCTTCGTTGTCGAAGGGAGCACTGGCCAGCTCCCTGGGAATATGCGGGTCTTCAAGGATCTCCACCCACTCGGGAAAGATCTGCTGTTGCAGGCTGTCCAGAAGGAAGCTGGACTGGCGGTACTGGGCGTGGCCACGTATGGCGCCGGTGAAACTGCGCAGCAGATGCGGGGCAATATCGGCATGAAAGATGACCGGCGCCTGGCAGGTGCCGAGCTTGCGGCCATGGAGCTTGGCAACGGCATTGCGTGCCGCTTTCTCACCGATGCTTTGGGGGCTTTTCAGTTCCTGCCAGTCGCGGCGGCTGTCATACCAGTAATCCCGCTGCATGCAATCGCCATCCTGGGCCAGGATCACGCAGCTCAATCCGTGGCGTGTGGTGGGATAGCCGCCGACGAAGCCGTTGCTGTTGCCATAGATGAAACTGCCGCTCTGGGTGTTCAAAGTGGCGCCTTCAGAGTTGCTGATGCGTGGGTCGAAATCCCGGGCGGCCTGCTCGGTCTCCAGAGCCAGGGCTCTGGCCTGCTCCGTATCGATATCCCAGGGGTGGTAGAGATCCAGTTCGGGATAATCATGGGCCAACAGTTCCGGTGGGGCAAGCCCGGCACAGTCATCTTCAGACGTATAGCGGGCGATGGTGCAGGCCTTGCTCACGGCTTCGCGCAGGGCGGCGGGCTTGAGGTCCGTGGTGTTGGCCGAGCCCTTGCGATGGCCAAAATACACGGTGACGCTCAGGCCCTGATCGCGGGTGTGTTCGATGGTTTCCACATCTCCCATGCGCACCGTAAGGGACAGGCCGGCGCTGCTGGAAACGGCGGCGTCGGCGGCGCTGGCGCCCTGCTTTTTGGCCTCTGACAGCAGATCCGCGACCATGGATTCCAGTTGCTCGATATTGCGGCTCATACGGCGGTGCCTCCCACGGTGATTTCGTCCACTTTCATGGTGGGCTGGCCCACCCCTACGGGGACGCTTTGGCCGTCCTTGCCGCAGGTGCCCACGCCCTGATCCAGGGCCAGGTCGTTGCCCAGCATACTTACCCGGGTGAGCACTTCCGGACCATTGCCGATGAGGGTGGCTCCCTTGACCGGGGCGGTAATCCTGCCATCTTCGATGAGGTAAGCCTCACTCAGGGAGAACACGAACTTGCCGGAGGTGATGTCCACCTGACCACCGGCGAAGTTCACCGCGTACAGGCCATTCCTGACGGACCGGATGATTTCCTCCGGCTCGTGTTCGCCGGGCAGCATATAGGTATTGGTCATGCGTGGCAGGGGCAGGTAGGCATAGGATTCGCGCCGCCCGTTGCCCGTGGGCTGCATGCCCATGAGGCGGGCGTTGAGTTTGTCCTGCATGTAGCCTTTGAGAATGCCGTTTTCTATGAGCATGGTATTGCTCGTCGGGGTGCC
This sequence is a window from Thiolapillus brandeum. Protein-coding genes within it:
- a CDS encoding FG-GAP-like repeat-containing protein, with the translated sequence MNWLRLPSWKDPRLPVALLQAIYLWLGITVLGFNRTPGELVVVIVSACVLDLVLHRLIRGRWLFPFSALITGLSLSLLVNYAHGLWLPLVPVFLAIASKYVFAIDGRHVYNPSLFGIVASLLLANDMISVSPAYQWNGIPALGVFIATAAILLFGLRIQRSLLVVSFLGFFLLALGLRAWIMRHHIPPETLILGTLSAPAFYLFTFFMITDPATSPDSPRGQVLMAFFIVVVDFFLHIRETLSTLFYAAFAWYSLYGLWRLWRSCSAGGVSPVAAFRGCHIHWRERWRTLLVVSVLAGAAWGAWRWEWMPIRPVKPDFVLVEIPAEQAGISTHPGDVLDQVDPRLRHVAKWLLSVGDAVAVADFDNDGLQDVFITYPLKAAEDRAALYRNLGGFRFQRVPLPMLDDYVHHPEQQGLPSGALWFDQDNDGDQDLLILSGYGYPRLLANRLKETGRAGFEDVTPGQPLHEFTVSLTANVLDMDRDGWLDLYLGNAMPPYLSGYDRPTPFTIFHLPPPEYEGDRRALNVMHRSWHNADNGGRDLFFFNHKGRFEKADVDALGLGETRWTLDIGTGDLNGDGWTDLYVANDFGPDSLYINRRGKTFEAIRGVLRNTLGRDTYKGMNASLGDIDGNGFDDIYVSNVHEPLQAEGSLLWMNNGRVDTEGADAFTDEATRRNALNPRRFGWGGAMGDMDRDGRLDILHANGMVDDAYDRRYPSCEDYWYWNARIALTGPDIHGYADSWADLRGRCIFPYEKNRVMLNQGQFFVDVADQVGWTQKDNARGIALVDLDNDGDLDVLMSHQFLPLGIFRNDSRKKNWIGLALEGNGVGCNRDAIGSRVTITYGSPPRRQVREVHASNGLSAQGDRRLLFGLGDASYEDDVAVEVRWCGGSRAGYELAPGRYHLLEETVGEPLVDSAAR
- a CDS encoding DMT family transporter; this translates as MNTTTHSARPVLLGGTLIVLGAIGFSGKSILIKLAYADSVQVDAITLMTLRMAFALPFFLAAAFWRGDAEKAAHGRGDWMVLLLLGIMGYYLASLLDFKGLEHISAGLERLILFLYPTFVVLLTALLYRRPIGRTQRLALVLSYVGIGLVYGTQPMGVSPNASLGALLVLGSAVVFAIYMTASGHYIPRFGSRRFTAYSMSVACAVTIVHFLLVKPVSGLAVSSHVLALGLALALFSTVLPAFLMTAGIRRIGADHAAIVGSIGPVSTLMLAWLVLGEALTTPQILGAVLVVCGVLLVSLAGIKAGD
- the pmbA gene encoding metalloprotease PmbA, whose translation is MSRNIEQLESMVADLLSEAKKQGASAADAAVSSSAGLSLTVRMGDVETIEHTRDQGLSVTVYFGHRKGSANTTDLKPAALREAVSKACTIARYTSEDDCAGLAPPELLAHDYPELDLYHPWDIDTEQARALALETEQAARDFDPRISNSEGATLNTQSGSFIYGNSNGFVGGYPTTRHGLSCVILAQDGDCMQRDYWYDSRRDWQELKSPQSIGEKAARNAVAKLHGRKLGTCQAPVIFHADIAPHLLRSFTGAIRGHAQYRQSSFLLDSLQQQIFPEWVEILEDPHIPRELASAPFDNEGVATNAKHLIRDGRLQTYLLDSYSACRLGMQTTGNAGGVRNLSINTGNLSLEQMLREMGRGLLVTELMGQGINSVTGDYSRGAAGFWVEHGEIQYPVEEITIAGNLKDMYQQLLAVGNDTDIPGSVHTGSWWIAQMTIAGN